A stretch of DNA from Coccidioides posadasii str. Silveira chromosome 4, complete sequence:
GAAGGGAGGGGAAAAGTTTGAGGAGCATGTGCTAACATCGTAGCCTTTCTTGGAATTCTCGAAGAGCATCGGACGTTCCAACGCCACTGTCATTCTCATAGACACTGACGAAAACATTCTCTTCTCCTAGGATATCAACCAATTCCCGCATCGCGTCCCCCCAAGCCCCACGGATCAGGTCTTCGTTTATGATGTTGGCTGCAATGAATATCTTCTCGCCGTTTGGATTCCCACGGCCCGGCCGCGCTGAACCAAGTATTCTCCGTTGCAGGGCACGATAATGCGCAGGAGGAGTCTGATAGGAGGGATATAGAATTGCTTCAACGACCGATATGCAAATGAATGCGCCGATGAGTAAGACCGTAAGCCTGAGGACGCGACGAAAGCCGAATCTTTTCCGCGTGGTCTTGCGTGTTCTCAAGCACTGTTCGACCAGCGAGAAGGGCAAGCGAGAGTATCGAACGCAAGAGCCTAGCCAGGTTCTCGCCTGTCTGGGCTGGCGGAACAGACCTGGGTCGACATCGCCTGGAGACTTGGGGAGGAGCGTGAGGTGGTCATCAAGCTCAGGAAGGGTGTCGACCGACTGTCGTAGCGGAAGAAGCTCGAACGAGGAGGACTGAGGCATCTTGGGCTGTCTGCGAGAGTACAACAGTCCTCCTGAGAAAGACACACGGAAAGGCAAAGGAAGCAGCCTGCTGGACATCCATCACCCGCAGGCGTCTCTTTGATGAATGGGAGATCATCGTTACGGGGACTCCTCCCGACTAACAACAGCGCCATGCGTAACATGTACAGTaatgtatgtacggagtaatgcGGCTTCATAGCCCAGGTGCAACTGGTTCGAGCTAAGTTTTATTGTTCGTTGATTACACGTCAGCTTTGGGGGGCCGGAATGGAACCGGCAGCCTGCTGATCGACGTGGGCCTGGGCTATCCCCATTTGTGGAGTGTGGTTCAGACACTCCGTTTTGCTGCTTGAACTCTGGTGCTCCCAAAACACTCAAAAGAGCTGTCTTGGGGGGTTTCAAAGGCCGTTAGCAAAGTGAATGTGGATGTGGCTCATGCTCAAGTTGGGAGTTGTCTTGGAAATGTCTGTTTGGAACTGCCTCACCATGACACACAGTTCATCCAGTCCCCAccacatcccatcccccAACGTCCCGAGAACTAGCTCTTGTGGGTTATATGTAGCTTGATGGATTGGCCTGCAAATCCATCTCCAGGCTCCAGGCTCCATGCTCCACAACCCAGAGCCAACAACCTCCGCAGCAACAACTTCACCACGAGAGGTACTCCATCCAAAAGGGTGTCTCTTCGTTAGTTTTAAGTTCCCTCGTACGCACCCTGTCTCCCACCGCGGCCCTTAGCCCAAGTCCGCCCTACTCAGCCTCGAACCTTCACTCCTGCCGCCCAATTAAGCCTTGTATGCATGCAATTCCGTTCTCCACACGCGAAAGCCACAGCAGCACACCGGATTCACCATAGAATTGGTTGTTATATCATTGGCACGCCCTGTGCAGGTGCATTCCCACAGGGGGTTCATCCCCAATCCATGGCGTTCAAAACGGTGCCGTATCAGAGAGGGAGACATATACGCAGGTAGAGAGCATCTTGTCTGTGAAGTTTGGTCGTAATGAGCCGAGATATGTCACAATTGGGACTATGCCCTTAATCGGTGGACTTGTGCGGCAATTGATGGACTGTCACATCCCGAAGCTCAAGGCTAGCTCTGCATGGGAATACGGACTTTCGCCGTCGGCTTCTCCTTCTTGCCGAACAGGCAGTAGGCGCGCGCAATCCTCAAATCTATCGGTCGAAATACTCTGGACGCGCGGGGAAAGCACAAGCATCATTAACATTGCAAATATAGGGGAATAGAACGGCCTGGGCTATGGTGGGCAATGCTCAAGAAACAGAGCTGGACGCAACAATTGAGTCAGTTACTTTAAAACACTTACAATGTCTTCAGAACAACAACCAAGGAAGCCAAAGGTCCTGGCGTTGAGCTATCCAGCCTACACCAACAAGGCCTATCTGGAAGACTTCACCTCCAAATTCGAACTCCATGTCTGCTGGCCTTTCAAATATCAAGACGAGTTTTCACCCACCTCAGCTAACCCGCCAGTCAGGTCCTCAAATCTACGGACCGTGCCGGTGCGATTCCCGAGATCGCCCAACTGGCAGCCTCCTGCGGTCCGTTCGATGCGGTCATGGTCCGGATAGGAATCATGCCCTTTAAACCATTCGACGCCGAACTCTTCGGGCCCTTGCTCCCACATCTCAAAATCGTCGCTGCGGCACCTGCCGGATTCAACGCTTTCGACGTCGACTGGATGACCAAGAATAACATCTGGTTTTGTAATACACGCAATGCAATTTCAGAAGCCACCGCGGATATGGCCATGTTTCTCATCTTAGCGACATTGAAGAACACAACAGTGGCAGAACGATCGGCAAGGGAAGGCAGATGGAGGGATTTGGTTGTTAATCCGTCGACGGATCCGAGGGGTCTGACGCTGGGTATTGTGGGAATGGGGAGTATCGGAAAGGTATGTGCAATTACCCCTTTGTCCCAAGCCCATGCGTCGTGGAATTCCCTACCAGATCATGAACAGCTTCGTCTATGGAGGGGAAAAGAAATGATGTTTGACCTTGACTGAGAATATCTCCCTTCTACGGAGAATCCAACGGTAGCTCTTGGCCAAAAAGGCGTTGGCAttcaacctcaaaatcaGATATTACAGCCGGAAACGCCTGTCCCTGGACATTGAAGAGCAATATAATGCCTCATACTGCCCAACGCTGGACGATTTGCTTTCTACTTCCGACATCGTATCGATAAACTGCCCACTGAACGATGCGACGACAGGTCTCATAGGTCGAAGAGAATTTGCGAAAATGAAAGATGGTGCATACTTCGTCAACACGGCACGGGGTGAAGTGGTCGATGAAGGCGCACTGATCGAAGCTCTGGAGTCTGGAAAAGTGAAAATGGCAGGACTAGATGTGTTTGAGGGGGAGCCGACGATCAAGTATGTATTCCccccttcttctcttctcttctcttgttctTTAATATCTTCTCACCCGGCCGCCAAAGGCAGCTGCATCCCAATATGGAGCTATTGTGAGTTTCTTATGATATTGAGCGCATAAGCCACATACTGTTTATATATTCTTTTCATCTAATTTCCCTTTGCACAGTGAGTACTTCAGGACGAGTGAGAAATGTATCATTCAGCCCCACTTGGGAGGAAACACGACTGGAGCATGGATGCTTTCAGAACTGGAGTGCTTGGAAAACATCAAAGCTTGCTTGACCACCGGCGTTCCCGTCGCACCAGTGAATTGGGTGGAAAGGAGAAGCTGATGCTGGCTGCTTGAAGCCTTGATAGCTCGTCCTTTCCTGTCTGTAGGTATTGCGGACCAGATGGTGATTTCTACATATATACTGTAAAGATGTGGCtggtatatatatatgaataTTGAGAAATAGGATGGAACACTCGCAACCGCAACCTGAACAGGTATCAACGATAATGTGCAATGCTATCGGGGAGTTGGGAAATATCCAGCACCCGCAATCTCCGGATCCCGATTTTCTAGGCCTGGAAGAGGGAAAGAGGAATACGCAAAATTCCTTCAGCTCTTACAAATCTAGAGGATAAATACGTAAACCCACATAGTATCCAGAACAACATGACTGGAGGCTGTGGTAACGGGAGCTGCTGATTGGGACGACGTAAATGATATAGCCCATGATGAGTACATGACCCAACAAGGTGTGGCAACTCCGTACATATGAAccaaaagaaaggaaaaaaggaaaaaggaaatagACCAAAAATTTTAAAATTTTAACAATATCAAAACTGCTTTGTCACCCCAAACATATCCAccacatacatacacacgCACCTTTCTCACACTCTGGGCCTAAATACATATAATAGGAAGAATTAAAAAAGATTTATGACGGCCCAGCTCAACAACCCAACCACGTGATGTTTCTGGGCCaagaagggaagaaagagagaaaaaaaaaaaaaaaaaaggaaacgtGTAGACAAAGGTGAATGATAAATAGCACCCTAAAAAATCATACAGAAAAGGGCGGCTTGGTCGGAACCAGCCATGGAAGGAGAGGAAATGAGAAAAACACCAACAAAGGGGGAATAATGAACTGATTGCAGGAACAGGGCGGGCGGGAAAGAGGGAGGAAAAAGGTTCGACCGGTGGGGGCGAGAATAAAGGTTAGTACCTAAAGGACGAGAAAAAGATTGGTATGAAGCGCATTATCGTTCCCGACCCGCcaaggggaaaagaaaagggataAAAGGAAACACcaacggaaaaaaaaagggaaattTCATGGCCGACGGGGCCAAATGCGATACAAAGCTGGAAAACAAGGGAACAAGGATTCGGGACATGTAAATCAAAAAAGATGAGGAAGAACCGTCTGCAAAGCCGCTGAGGGTTTTAGGTAGAAAAAGCCATGTATCAATCATCAACCCAACCCAACGATCAATTAAGAGCCAAAAAAATGTGCGATATAATTTCAAAACTTCCCATGTCTGCTCCAATTTATTGGAAGCACACTTTTCGCAAATTCTCCTTCACCCACTTTTTCGGGTCTTCTGCCGGTACAGTCAAATGGATTTGTGATATGGAGAGCCAACAAAATACTGTCATGTCGTCGTCGTGCTGTGTCGTTCACAACAGGCTCATAGGTCAGAACGAGCAACTGCTTCTTAACCGCGGAGGCGCGCACAGGTAACCAAGCCACCTCTTTACATCTCAAGGGTTTCAAAATGGAAGTCTCGTATGGCAATAATGTACGGATAGCGAAATGTAGAGAGGAAGCGAGGGTCAAATGATGAACTGGTTATTGTACAAGGAGGGCCCTTGACTGTTTCGAGGATATACGCTGGCAGCTGATGGCGACTTCGAAGTTCCAACCCGAGCTTGGGCCTTACCAAGCCCAGATTTTGAGCTAATTAACCGAGTGTAAGCGTGTAACTTGTCAAATTGATGGCTAAATGAAAACTCACAAGGGAATCCCAAGATCCTGTGCATAAACTTATTCCATCATTGCTCACGCCCAAGCAGCTTACGCGATTCTCGTGGCCGCTCAACGAGCCAACCTTATCACCTCGCAAAACGTCCCAGACCTATATGACATATTATAAATGCATGAATTTCGAAAAAGGAGCTTCTGGTAAAAGGCGCAACATACTTTGCATTCAAAATCATCATAACCTGCGAACAAAAGTCGTCCAGATACCGAGAAAGCAACAGATGTGATTCCACAGAGAACTTGATCGCTCTAAATAAATATGATGATTAGTTTCACGCAAGTTTTCATGGTATGTGATTGGAGTAAAACTGTCTAAGAAGAACTGCTTTGAATTTGACGGACCTGGTAAATGTTCAATTCGCGATCCGCCCGGATATCAAACAATCGGCAAGAAGTGTCGTCCGAGCCAGTTCCGAATGCATTGCCGTCCGGAAAAAATTGGATGGCGTTAATATCGGATTCGTGGCCGGAGAAGGTTTGAACGGCCTTGTCAACTCGGGTATCCCACAACTTGGCGAAGGCATCGCATGCGCCGGAAACGAAGATGTTATTGTTTGTCGGATTAATGCTGATGCTCATGACATCCCCAAGATGGTCGGCAAATTCGGTGACTTTCGTTCCCGACTCAATATCCCACAACATACACGTCATATCGCCGGAAGAGGTGATGATTCGGCGGTCGTTGATGAATCTGCAACATGATAGATAACCTGAGTGACCGGACAATTCCCTGGCGACCCGGGTGGGGCCTTCTCGCGAAGAAAGGTTGTAGATTGAGCAAATGTTGTCAAGACCACCGCATGCGACGTAATTTCCACTGGGAGCGTAGGCGCAGGTCATAACCCAGGAAGAGCGAAGGGGAATAGCGTGAACTTTGTTTGTCGTGTATGCATCCCAAATTATGAGCTTCCCATCTTGAGAAGCAGAGACCAAGTGTCGGCGATCGGTCGACCAGTGCATAGCGTAGATTTTGGCGAGATGGCCTTTCAGATTTCGTCGAGGGCGCATGCCAATCCGCGGTAACGGATCCGTATTGTTCTGCGCAACTTGGCGAACTGGtatagagaagagaagatgtTAACATCAGATGAACAAGGCTATCAGATTCCACGTTGGCGGTGTTGCCTCTTGACTCCGACAACCCGTCCATAGGAGTGACTCGAAACAAAACAATGAGATCAAAGAGGAAGCGCGAGGGAACAATTGCGAAAAAGGGAGGGCCTTACGGGTGGTATCGGCCAATTCATCTTTCCTTCGCTTGATTCGATCTTTTAAACCCTCTGCCTCGCGTCTGGCAGCCGTTATCTTCGCCTGCAATTGCTCGCTGTCCATGATCGGCGGCGATGTCAAGTGGCAACGAGGCGTAGAGCTGGATCAATTGGATGGAGATAGGAAGAGAGAAAGGGTCGATTGATGGTTGAATCTTGATCCAGGGGGGCCTTAATTTTCGTTGTTAAGATTGATGGTGCAGGAACGCGAGGACGATCGAGCCGGGGGGGTTGAACCGAAGCGGACTAGCTGTATGCCCACGGGGGGTTCCGGAGGGGCGCTCACTCTCACAGTAGTGGTGAGAGAGGATGAATGTCGTGAGCCTCTGCGTGCCTGACTCAATGATAGGTTGGAGACGAAGCGAGAAGGCCTTGATTGGAGAGTAAGGCAAGAATAGGTCAGTCCAAGTCCTCAGATTGGGGTCGTGGAAAGATGAGCAGTGTCAC
This window harbors:
- a CDS encoding uncharacterized protein (EggNog:ENOG41COG0111~COG:E) produces the protein MSSEQQPRKPKVLALSYPAYTNKAYLEDFTSKFELHVLKSTDRAGAIPEIAQLAASCGPFDAVMVRIGIMPFKPFDAELFGPLLPHLKIVAAAPAGFNAFDVDWMTKNNIWFCNTRNAISEATADMAMFLILATLKNTTVAERSAREGRWRDLVVNPSTDPRGLTLGIVGMGSIGKLLAKKALAFNLKIRYYSRKRLSLDIEEQYNASYCPTLDDLLSTSDIVSINCPLNDATTGLIGRREFAKMKDGAYFVNTARGEVVDEGALIEALESGKVKMAGLDVFEGEPTINEYFRTSEKCIIQPHLGGNTTGAWMLSELECLENIKACLTTGVPVAPVNWVERRS
- the GPB1 gene encoding guanine nucleotide-binding protein subunit beta 1 (EggNog:ENOG410PI4N~COG:S~BUSCO:8107at33183), translated to MDSEQLQAKITAARREAEGLKDRIKRRKDELADTTLRQVAQNNTDPLPRIGMRPRRNLKGHLAKIYAMHWSTDRRHLVSASQDGKLIIWDAYTTNKVHAIPLRSSWVMTCAYAPSGNYVACGGLDNICSIYNLSSREGPTRVARELSGHSGYLSCCRFINDRRIITSSGDMTCMLWDIESGTKVTEFADHLGDVMSISINPTNNNIFVSGACDAFAKLWDTRVDKAVQTFSGHESDINAIQFFPDGNAFGTGSDDTSCRLFDIRADRELNIYQSDQVLCGITSVAFSVSGRLLFAGYDDFECKVWDVLRGDKVGSLSGHENRVSCLGVSNDGISLCTGSWDSLLKIWAW